The following coding sequences lie in one Thermodesulfobacteriota bacterium genomic window:
- the tssJ gene encoding type VI secretion system lipoprotein TssJ, translating into MNLRTLWIFSLVACLVLSSCATVVIPPSWEYEPNAIRLNLKSDAQLNLFQGRAHTLVLCVYLLSDPNELNQLVDERGGLEKLCECTKFHPSVTFAKRFIIHPNREYKETLDRAAGAKYVALVAGYFKLQKENVVKLYSIPIVEEKKKGNIYQKPGPLSIDLYLGSQQLQDTKPAPEKK; encoded by the coding sequence ATGAATCTGAGGACCCTGTGGATCTTCTCTCTCGTCGCCTGTTTGGTCCTTTCCTCCTGCGCTACCGTCGTCATCCCGCCGAGCTGGGAGTATGAACCCAATGCGATCCGCCTCAACCTGAAAAGCGATGCCCAGCTCAATCTCTTCCAAGGGAGGGCCCATACCCTCGTCCTCTGTGTCTATCTCTTATCCGACCCCAATGAACTCAACCAGCTTGTGGACGAAAGAGGTGGCCTCGAAAAGCTCTGCGAATGCACCAAGTTTCATCCCAGCGTGACCTTTGCGAAACGGTTTATCATCCATCCGAATCGGGAGTATAAGGAGACCCTGGACCGCGCGGCGGGGGCAAAGTATGTGGCCCTCGTGGCCGGATACTTCAAACTCCAGAAGGAGAATGTGGTCAAGCTCTACTCGATTCCGATCGTGGAGGAGAAGAAGAAGGGCAATATCTATCAGAAGCCCGGCCCCCTCTCGATCGATCTCTACCTGGGATCCCAACAACTTCAGGATACGAAACCCGCTCCAGAGAAAAAGTGA